Proteins found in one Streptococcus iniae genomic segment:
- a CDS encoding D-alanine--D-alanine ligase yields the protein MAKQTLVLLYGGRSAEREVSVLSAESVMNAINYDKFLVKTYFISQEGEFFKTQSFDQKPLASAKLMTNATKDMSQKIKASDIYEKDAVVFPVLHGPMGEDGSIQGFLEILKMPYVGTTILSSSVAMDKITTKHVLESAGIPQVAYTVYIEGEDLELAIAESLEKLTFPIFVKPANMGSSVGISKAETQVELREAIKLALKYDSRILIEQGLVAREIEVGLLGNTQVSSTLPGEVVKDVAFYDYKAKYVDNKITMAIPAEIEAPIVADMRRYAEQAFRAIGACGLSRCDFFLTEDGKIYLNELNTMPGFTQWSMYPLLWENMGMSYSDLIEKLVNLAKEVFEKRESHLI from the coding sequence ATGGCTAAACAAACATTAGTATTATTATATGGAGGACGTTCTGCTGAGCGCGAAGTATCAGTTCTTTCAGCTGAAAGCGTCATGAATGCTATTAATTATGACAAGTTTTTGGTTAAGACTTATTTTATCTCTCAAGAAGGGGAGTTCTTCAAAACGCAATCATTTGATCAAAAGCCATTGGCCTCTGCTAAATTGATGACAAATGCAACCAAGGACATGAGTCAGAAAATTAAAGCCAGCGACATTTATGAGAAAGATGCTGTTGTTTTTCCAGTTCTTCATGGACCGATGGGAGAAGATGGCTCAATTCAAGGGTTTTTAGAAATCTTAAAAATGCCTTATGTGGGAACAACTATTCTATCATCAAGTGTTGCTATGGATAAAATCACCACAAAACATGTTTTAGAATCGGCAGGTATTCCGCAAGTTGCTTATACTGTCTATATCGAAGGTGAGGATTTAGAGTTAGCCATTGCTGAAAGTTTAGAAAAACTTACTTTCCCAATTTTTGTCAAACCAGCGAATATGGGTTCTTCTGTTGGCATTTCTAAAGCTGAGACGCAAGTAGAATTAAGAGAAGCTATTAAATTAGCTCTTAAATATGATAGCCGTATTTTAATTGAGCAAGGACTAGTGGCGCGTGAAATAGAAGTAGGTCTTTTAGGGAATACTCAAGTTTCTTCAACTCTTCCTGGTGAAGTTGTTAAAGATGTTGCTTTTTATGATTATAAAGCCAAATATGTAGACAATAAGATTACAATGGCAATACCAGCAGAGATTGAAGCACCAATTGTTGCAGACATGCGACGTTACGCAGAACAAGCTTTCAGAGCAATCGGTGCTTGTGGCTTGTCACGATGCGATTTCTTCTTAACAGAAGACGGTAAGATTTACCTCAATGAATTAAACACCATGCCAGGATTTACTCAGTGGTCTATGTACCCACTATTATGGGAAAATATGGGGATGAGTTATTCTGACTTGATTGAAAAACTTGTTAATTTAGCAAAAGAGGTCTTTGAAAAACGTGAAAGCCATCTGATATAA
- a CDS encoding DUF6287 domain-containing protein: MKKRLVFAISTIIVILSAFLAITFFTAKPQEQALKKDVSQSQVKKAKVKKKALKISQDTSRVNQSETINHSGQKSSQENTSHSTSATIGAQNGKISETQTLLSALQNRDFSSIVGTWENDLGDLIIIADDSSLTLEYKQPDGSISSGQDKIGTGVIQEDCYMANITGARFIVIPAGVKNNHNGMVYHQNSIVVGQSLAADEHPFFKH; the protein is encoded by the coding sequence ATGAAAAAAAGATTAGTTTTTGCTATTTCGACCATTATTGTGATTCTTTCCGCATTTTTAGCCATTACCTTCTTCACTGCCAAACCTCAAGAACAAGCGCTTAAAAAAGACGTTAGTCAGTCACAAGTTAAAAAAGCAAAAGTGAAAAAGAAAGCATTAAAAATAAGTCAAGATACCAGTCGTGTGAATCAATCTGAAACTATTAATCATAGTGGTCAAAAGAGTAGTCAAGAAAATACTTCTCATTCAACAAGTGCTACTATTGGAGCACAAAATGGAAAAATAAGTGAAACACAAACTTTACTAAGCGCTTTACAAAATCGAGATTTCTCTTCGATTGTTGGAACATGGGAAAATGATTTAGGTGACCTTATCATTATTGCTGATGATAGCAGCCTTACTCTAGAGTATAAGCAGCCTGACGGTAGTATAAGTAGCGGCCAGGACAAAATAGGTACGGGTGTTATCCAAGAGGACTGTTACATGGCTAATATTACTGGCGCTAGATTTATAGTAATTCCTGCTGGTGTAAAAAATAACCATAATGGAATGGTATATCATCAGAATTCAATTGTTGTAGGACAATCCTTAGCGGCAGATGAACATCCATTTTTTAAACACTAA
- a CDS encoding peptide chain release factor 3, whose protein sequence is MSLQEEIKKRRTFAIISHPDAGKTTITEQLLYFGGELREAGTVKGKKTGTFAKSDWMDIEKQRGISVTSSVMQFDYAGKRVNILDTPGHEDFSEDTYRTLMAVDAAVMVVDSAKGIEAQTKKLFEVVKHRNIPVFTFINKLDRDGREPLELLEELEAVLGIASYPMNWPIGMGRAFEGLYDLHNERLELYKGDERFASLEEGASIFASNPFYQQALEDIELLQEAGNEFSKDAILDGELTPVFFGSALTNFGVQTFLDTFLEFAPEPHGHKTTDDKVIDPLNNDFSGFVFKIQANMDPRHRDRIAFVRIVSGEFEKGMGVNFTRTGKGAKLSNVTQFMAESRENVENAVAGDIIGVYDTGTYQVGDTLTVGKNKFEFEPLPTFTPEIFMKVSPKNVMKQKSFHKGMEQLVQEGAVQLYKNYQTGEYMLGAVGQLQFEVFKHRMEGEYNAEVVMTPMGKKTVRWIDEADLDQRMSSSRNILAKDRFDQPVFLFENEFALRWFADKYPDVQLEEKM, encoded by the coding sequence ATGTCATTACAAGAAGAAATTAAAAAAAGAAGAACCTTTGCCATCATCAGTCACCCGGACGCTGGTAAAACAACTATTACAGAGCAACTCCTTTATTTTGGAGGAGAATTACGTGAAGCTGGAACTGTTAAAGGAAAGAAAACGGGAACCTTTGCCAAATCTGACTGGATGGATATTGAAAAGCAACGTGGTATTTCGGTGACATCATCTGTGATGCAGTTTGATTACGCTGGAAAACGTGTTAACATTCTAGATACTCCAGGACATGAGGACTTCTCTGAAGATACGTATAGAACCTTAATGGCTGTTGATGCTGCGGTTATGGTTGTTGACTCAGCTAAGGGGATTGAAGCACAAACTAAAAAACTTTTTGAAGTTGTTAAACACAGAAACATCCCTGTTTTTACCTTTATCAATAAATTAGACCGTGATGGTCGTGAACCTTTAGAGTTGCTTGAAGAACTAGAAGCAGTTCTTGGGATTGCATCATACCCGATGAACTGGCCAATTGGTATGGGAAGAGCTTTTGAGGGACTTTATGATTTGCATAATGAACGCCTAGAGCTCTATAAAGGTGATGAACGCTTTGCAAGTTTAGAAGAAGGGGCAAGTATTTTTGCAAGTAACCCTTTTTACCAACAAGCACTTGAAGATATTGAGCTCTTGCAAGAAGCTGGAAATGAATTCTCAAAGGATGCTATTTTAGATGGTGAGTTAACACCAGTATTTTTCGGCTCTGCCCTAACTAATTTTGGTGTGCAGACTTTCCTTGATACTTTCTTAGAGTTTGCTCCAGAACCGCATGGTCATAAAACAACAGATGACAAGGTTATTGATCCTCTAAACAACGATTTTTCTGGCTTTGTCTTTAAAATTCAGGCAAATATGGATCCACGTCATAGAGACAGAATTGCCTTTGTACGGATTGTTTCTGGTGAGTTTGAAAAAGGTATGGGGGTTAACTTTACTCGTACTGGTAAGGGAGCTAAGTTATCTAATGTGACGCAGTTTATGGCTGAATCTCGTGAAAATGTTGAGAATGCTGTAGCTGGTGATATTATTGGTGTTTATGACACGGGTACTTATCAGGTTGGTGATACTTTAACTGTTGGAAAAAATAAATTTGAGTTTGAACCTCTTCCAACTTTTACCCCTGAAATCTTTATGAAAGTTTCACCTAAAAATGTTATGAAGCAAAAATCTTTCCATAAGGGAATGGAGCAGTTAGTTCAAGAAGGTGCTGTTCAGCTTTATAAAAACTATCAAACCGGCGAGTATATGCTAGGAGCAGTGGGGCAATTGCAGTTTGAAGTCTTTAAACATCGTATGGAAGGTGAATATAATGCAGAAGTTGTCATGACACCGATGGGGAAAAAGACTGTTCGTTGGATTGATGAAGCTGATTTGGATCAACGCATGTCATCTAGCCGCAATATCTTGGCTAAGGACCGATTTGATCAACCTGTCTTCCTCTTTGAGAATGAATTTGCCCTACGTTGGTTTGCAGATAAATATCCCGATGTTCAACTAGAAGAAAAAATGTAA
- the recR gene encoding recombination mediator RecR, which produces MLYPTPIAKLIESYSKLPGIGVKTATRLAFYTIGMSDEDVNDFAKNLLSAKRELTYCTICGNLTDEDPCSICIDPNRDKSLILVVEESKDVSAMEKIQEYHGFYHVLHGLISPMNGVGPDDINLKTLITRLMDSDVNEVIVATNATADGEATSMYISRVLKPAGIKVTRLARGLAVGSDIEYADEVTLLRAIENRTEL; this is translated from the coding sequence GTGCTTTATCCAACCCCAATTGCAAAATTAATAGAAAGTTACTCTAAACTCCCAGGTATCGGTGTAAAAACAGCGACCCGTTTAGCCTTTTATACTATCGGAATGAGTGACGAAGATGTTAATGATTTTGCCAAAAATCTCTTATCTGCAAAACGTGAATTAACCTATTGTACTATTTGTGGGAATCTTACAGATGAAGACCCTTGTTCTATTTGCATAGATCCAAATAGAGACAAAAGTCTTATCTTAGTTGTTGAAGAGTCAAAAGATGTTTCAGCGATGGAAAAGATTCAAGAGTATCATGGCTTTTATCATGTTTTGCACGGCTTAATTTCACCGATGAATGGTGTCGGTCCAGATGATATTAACTTAAAAACCTTGATTACTAGATTAATGGATAGTGACGTTAATGAAGTCATTGTTGCAACCAATGCAACAGCTGATGGTGAAGCAACCTCTATGTATATCTCGCGTGTCTTAAAGCCTGCAGGGATTAAAGTCACACGCCTTGCGCGCGGATTAGCCGTTGGCTCAGACATTGAATACGCAGATGAAGTGACCTTGCTTCGGGCAATTGAGAATCGAACAGAATTATAG
- a CDS encoding TMEM164-related integral membrane acyltransferase — MEFFTTNPSGIPHLFFLTALLIAPLLLVASFRFYKLKSFRQLFLVIQFTQLIGLYGWYALKGFPIQESLPLYHCRIGMLAVFFLPDKTKWKQLFMLLGIGGTILALISPDYYPYPLWHISNVAFYLGHYALLVNGMVYLMRFYDRDLLSVREIVTFLASLHFFIMIVNVITKGNYGFLMNLPLIHSQHLVFNFIFMTAILTLLAKIVEKGFVKALENNPEALAYTIEK; from the coding sequence ATGGAATTTTTTACAACCAATCCGAGTGGGATTCCACATTTATTTTTCCTGACAGCACTATTAATTGCTCCCTTACTGCTTGTAGCTAGTTTCAGATTTTACAAGTTAAAGAGCTTTCGTCAACTCTTTTTAGTCATTCAATTTACGCAATTAATTGGACTTTATGGTTGGTATGCATTGAAAGGTTTTCCAATTCAAGAGAGTCTTCCTTTATACCATTGCCGTATCGGCATGTTAGCTGTATTTTTCCTGCCAGATAAAACCAAGTGGAAACAACTGTTTATGCTTCTAGGAATCGGTGGGACCATTTTGGCTTTAATTTCGCCAGATTATTACCCTTACCCTCTATGGCATATCTCTAATGTTGCCTTTTATTTAGGTCATTATGCTCTACTTGTTAATGGTATGGTCTATTTGATGAGATTTTATGATAGAGATCTCTTGTCTGTACGAGAAATCGTGACCTTTTTAGCTAGTTTACATTTCTTTATTATGATTGTTAATGTAATTACTAAAGGAAATTATGGTTTCTTGATGAATTTACCGCTTATTCATAGCCAACATTTGGTTTTTAACTTTATTTTCATGACGGCTATTTTAACCTTATTAGCTAAAATTGTTGAAAAAGGATTTGTAAAAGCTTTAGAAAATAATCCGGAAGCTTTAGCTTACACAATTGAGAAGTAA
- the pbp2b gene encoding penicillin-binding protein PBP2B: protein MEGIVISFNHENRKQNKKNPSIHLRIHLLFLIIVLLFTSLIFRLAYMQIRNKSFYDAKLKATTVYKVKSSKPRGLIFDHSGKVIVANDIKDVVSFTRNPKVSAKDIKTLAKRLSDYVTFSDNKVSQRAKKDYYLADPEVYAKVVTKLPKKKKFDSYGNRLTEAKVYQNAIDSIKESDLTYSPQEVKRIAIFNQMNATAAFYTVTLKTKALSDQEIAYVIANQSKLPGISVSTDWNRKIEETSLASIIGKVSSREAGLPQEEAHAYLKKGYSLDDRVGTSYLEKSYENELQGRHETRDIKTDKNGKIISDKITDKGENGKNLKLTISSDFQKDVNAIVKNHYQTEISQGLANYSEGIYALAMNPKTGAILAMSGLSRDTESGALQDNALGTFTNVFTPGSVVKGATLAAGWQSSVISGNQVLIDQPIQFGNSKPINSWFTSGQQAISAIQALEYSSNTYMVQVALKMMGQDYHVGMSLTTDGMKSAMERLRSTYAEFGLGTATGIDLSGESQGFITNDYTVSNVVTESFGQFDNYTTLQLAQYVSTIANKGNRMAPHLVEGIYDADDKKGLGRLNHLIEPKALNKVSISDEQLSIIQDGFYQVVNSASPYATGKGLAGSATPISAKTGTAETYAKDSNGRTVETFNLNVVAYGPSSDPQVAVAVMYPHASDPLAKTHQYIAKDIINLYMTKYANQ, encoded by the coding sequence ATGGAGGGCATCGTCATCAGTTTCAATCACGAAAATCGCAAACAAAACAAGAAAAATCCATCCATTCATTTGCGTATCCACCTCTTATTTTTGATTATTGTCCTTCTGTTTACAAGTTTGATTTTTCGCCTAGCCTATATGCAAATTCGTAACAAGAGTTTTTACGATGCTAAACTCAAAGCAACAACTGTTTATAAAGTGAAAAGCTCTAAGCCTAGAGGCCTTATTTTTGACCATAGCGGTAAAGTTATTGTTGCTAATGACATTAAAGATGTTGTCTCATTTACACGAAACCCAAAAGTTTCTGCGAAAGACATCAAGACTTTGGCAAAACGTTTATCCGACTATGTCACTTTCTCTGATAATAAGGTTTCACAAAGAGCTAAGAAGGATTATTATTTGGCTGATCCAGAGGTCTATGCCAAAGTTGTTACAAAACTCCCTAAAAAGAAAAAATTTGATTCTTATGGCAATCGCCTGACCGAAGCTAAAGTTTATCAAAATGCAATAGATAGCATTAAAGAAAGTGATCTCACTTATTCCCCTCAAGAAGTAAAACGTATTGCTATTTTTAATCAGATGAACGCAACGGCAGCTTTTTATACCGTTACCCTTAAAACAAAAGCTTTATCTGACCAAGAAATTGCCTATGTCATTGCTAATCAGTCAAAGCTGCCAGGGATTTCAGTAAGCACTGATTGGAACCGTAAGATTGAAGAGACAAGCTTAGCTTCTATTATTGGGAAAGTATCTAGCCGCGAAGCAGGCTTGCCTCAAGAAGAAGCGCATGCTTATCTCAAAAAGGGCTATTCCTTAGATGATCGTGTTGGGACGTCTTATTTGGAAAAAAGCTACGAAAATGAGCTTCAGGGTCGTCATGAAACACGTGACATTAAAACAGATAAAAATGGGAAAATCATTTCTGACAAGATTACAGATAAAGGTGAAAATGGTAAAAATTTGAAATTAACCATTTCCAGTGATTTTCAAAAAGACGTTAATGCTATTGTCAAAAATCACTATCAAACAGAGATATCTCAAGGTTTGGCGAATTACTCTGAGGGAATCTATGCTCTTGCAATGAATCCTAAAACGGGTGCTATTTTAGCAATGTCAGGTTTAAGTCGAGATACTGAAAGTGGAGCTTTGCAAGATAATGCACTTGGCACTTTTACAAATGTCTTTACGCCAGGATCTGTTGTCAAAGGTGCCACCCTTGCTGCTGGATGGCAATCTTCTGTGATTTCAGGAAACCAAGTTTTAATTGACCAGCCCATTCAGTTTGGAAATTCAAAACCTATTAACTCTTGGTTTACATCAGGTCAACAAGCCATTTCAGCTATTCAAGCACTGGAATATTCATCAAATACGTACATGGTGCAAGTTGCTCTGAAAATGATGGGACAGGATTATCATGTTGGTATGTCCTTAACCACAGATGGTATGAAATCAGCCATGGAACGCTTGCGATCAACCTATGCAGAATTTGGACTTGGAACTGCCACAGGCATTGATCTTTCAGGAGAATCCCAAGGCTTTATTACTAATGACTACACAGTTTCAAATGTCGTAACGGAATCTTTTGGTCAGTTTGATAACTACACAACATTACAATTGGCCCAATATGTTTCAACCATTGCTAACAAGGGAAATCGTATGGCCCCTCATCTTGTCGAAGGGATTTATGATGCAGATGACAAGAAAGGGCTTGGGAGATTAAATCATCTTATTGAACCCAAAGCACTTAATAAAGTATCTATTTCAGATGAACAACTGTCTATCATTCAAGATGGTTTTTATCAGGTAGTTAATAGTGCTAGCCCTTATGCTACAGGTAAAGGCTTGGCAGGTTCTGCAACGCCTATCAGTGCCAAAACAGGTACTGCTGAAACCTATGCAAAAGATAGCAATGGCCGTACGGTTGAAACTTTCAATTTAAATGTAGTGGCTTATGGACCAAGCAGTGATCCTCAAGTTGCTGTTGCAGTCATGTACCCGCATGCTAGTGACCCATTAGCCAAGACACATCAATATATTGCTAAGGATATTATTAATCTTTACATGACAAAATATGCAAATCAATAA
- a CDS encoding UDP-N-acetylmuramoyl-tripeptide--D-alanyl-D-alanine ligase: MKLTLHEIAKVVDAENAISEFEDVPLGQIEFDSRKITKGDLFLPLKGLRDGHDFIDIAFENGAVATFSEKVISNKPYILVKDTLVAFQKLAQYYIEKMRLDVIAVTGSNGKTSTKDMIEAVLSTTYKTYKTQGNYNNEIGLPYTVLHMPDDTEKIVLEMGQDHLGDIHLLSEIAKPHIAVVTLIGEAHLEFFGSRDKIAEGKMQITDGMDSDGILIAPGDAIIDPYLPDNQMIIRFGPHQEIFVEDVVEEKTGLTFTTNVLKEKVKLPLAGKFNASNAMVAAYVGKLLAVTDEDIIEALETVSLTKNRTEWLKAANGADILSDVYNANPTATRLILESFSSISANPNGKKIALLADMKELGEDSVALHSQLVSSLNPNLITDLVFYGDDIEELAQLASQIYPINKVHFFRKDKEIDQFEALCQHVKALVESTDQILLKGSNSMNLERLVDALVTTRSSR, encoded by the coding sequence ATGAAATTAACATTACATGAAATAGCGAAGGTTGTGGATGCAGAAAATGCCATCTCAGAGTTTGAAGACGTTCCCCTGGGACAAATCGAATTTGATAGCAGAAAAATCACTAAAGGGGACCTTTTTTTGCCCTTAAAAGGCTTACGAGATGGGCATGATTTTATTGATATTGCCTTTGAAAATGGTGCTGTGGCAACCTTCTCAGAGAAAGTAATTAGTAACAAGCCTTATATTTTAGTGAAAGACACCTTAGTGGCTTTCCAAAAATTAGCTCAGTATTATATTGAAAAAATGCGTCTCGACGTTATTGCAGTGACTGGCTCAAATGGTAAAACCAGTACAAAGGACATGATTGAGGCTGTGCTTTCAACCACTTATAAAACCTATAAAACACAAGGTAACTATAATAATGAAATTGGCTTGCCTTATACGGTACTGCATATGCCTGATGATACAGAAAAAATTGTCCTAGAAATGGGACAAGACCATTTGGGTGATATTCATCTCTTATCAGAAATTGCCAAGCCTCACATTGCAGTTGTAACCTTAATCGGTGAAGCCCATTTAGAATTTTTTGGCAGTCGAGATAAGATTGCAGAAGGCAAAATGCAAATCACAGATGGTATGGATTCAGACGGCATTTTAATTGCCCCAGGTGATGCAATCATTGATCCTTATCTTCCAGACAATCAAATGATTATCCGTTTTGGACCGCATCAGGAGATTTTTGTTGAAGATGTTGTGGAAGAAAAAACTGGATTAACCTTCACAACTAATGTGCTTAAAGAGAAGGTCAAACTTCCTTTGGCAGGTAAATTTAATGCCAGTAATGCTATGGTAGCAGCCTATGTTGGTAAACTATTAGCTGTAACTGATGAAGACATTATTGAAGCATTAGAGACGGTCTCTTTAACCAAAAATCGTACAGAATGGTTGAAAGCTGCTAATGGAGCAGATATATTATCAGATGTCTACAATGCCAATCCAACAGCGACACGATTGATTTTAGAAAGTTTTTCTAGCATTTCAGCAAATCCTAATGGGAAAAAAATAGCCCTATTAGCTGATATGAAAGAATTAGGAGAAGACTCAGTAGCTCTTCACTCACAATTAGTCAGTTCTTTGAATCCTAACCTTATTACTGACCTTGTTTTTTATGGAGACGATATTGAAGAGTTGGCGCAATTAGCCAGTCAAATCTACCCCATTAATAAAGTGCATTTCTTTAGAAAAGATAAGGAGATTGATCAATTTGAAGCCCTTTGCCAACATGTTAAGGCATTAGTTGAATCAACTGATCAAATCTTACTTAAAGGAAGTAACTCAATGAACCTTGAGCGACTTGTTGATGCTTTAGTGACAACAAGATCATCACGATAG